The genomic region CTGAGGACTATGTTGCGCGAAAGAGCCTGCTGATTCTCGCGGCTGATGACCACGTCGCAAAGGGCGCCAACGCCGGTATTAATTCCGTAACCGCGGATACCACGCTCGACCAGCGCATCGACGATCCGTCGCGCATCGACGACCCGCTTGCGGGCGGCATCCGACATGGCGAGGCGGGCTCCCCCAGCGACAGTGGCAATCTCTCGCCAGGTGAGCGGTCCATCTATGGTGATCGTCTCAGGCATGGGCTTCGGGTCTTCCTTGCCGACGCTGAACAAAGCGCGCGACATAGTCGTTTGCCGGATTGCCCAGAATATCATCTGGCGTCCCGACCTGCACGACCTGGCCGTCCTTTAGGATCGCGATTTCCGAGCCGATGCGCAGCGCTTCATCAAGATCGTGGGTGATGAAGACGATGGTTTTCGAGAGATTCTGCTGCAATTGCAGAAGCTGGTCCTGCATGTCGGCGCGGATCAACGGATCGAGGGCGCTGAAAGCCTCGTCCATTAGGATCACGTCGGTGTCGGCGGCAAGCGCCCGGGCAAGGCCAACGCGCTGCTTCATGCCGCCGGAAAGCTGATGTGGGAATTTCGCGTCGTAGCCCGCTAGTCCGACCGTCTCGATCCATTTCATGCCGATGCCGCGCGCATCGGCTTTCGATACGCCACGCACGCGCTGGCCGTAGACGACGTTCTGCAGCACGGTCCGATGCGGCATCAGGGCGAAACTCTGAAAGACCATGCTGACGCGGCGCATGCGAAATGCACGCAGCGCCTTGGCGTGCAGATCGAGAATGTTGCTGCCATCGAAGACAACCTCGCCGCTCGTTGGCTCGATCAACCGGTTGATATGGCGTACCAGCGTCGACTTGCCGGAGCCGGAAAGCCCCATGATGACGAAGATCTTGCCGGCGCCGATCTTGAGGCTGACGTTGTTAAGGCCAACGCTGCAGCCGGAGCGGGCGAGGATGGCGGCCTTGTCCAGGCCGTCTTTGGCCATGGCGAGCGCCGTCTTCGAGTCGTGCCCGAAAATCTTGTAGACGTTGCGGATTTCGATGTCAGCCATTGCGGGCGTCCTCCGTCCGGGTCTTGCCGAAGCCCTGGGTAATGCGGTCGAGCACGATCGCGAGAATGACGATGCCGATGCCAGCCTCGAGGCCCTTGCCGACGTCGAGCGTCTGGATGCCGTTCAGCACCTGTTCGCCAAGACCGCGCGCACCGATCATCGAAGCGACCACCACCATCGAAAGCGCCATCATGATCGTCTGGTTGAGACCCGCC from Sinorhizobium garamanticum harbors:
- a CDS encoding quaternary amine ABC transporter ATP-binding protein, whose product is MADIEIRNVYKIFGHDSKTALAMAKDGLDKAAILARSGCSVGLNNVSLKIGAGKIFVIMGLSGSGKSTLVRHINRLIEPTSGEVVFDGSNILDLHAKALRAFRMRRVSMVFQSFALMPHRTVLQNVVYGQRVRGVSKADARGIGMKWIETVGLAGYDAKFPHQLSGGMKQRVGLARALAADTDVILMDEAFSALDPLIRADMQDQLLQLQQNLSKTIVFITHDLDEALRIGSEIAILKDGQVVQVGTPDDILGNPANDYVARFVQRRQGRPEAHA